One stretch of Leptospira hartskeerlii DNA includes these proteins:
- a CDS encoding inorganic diphosphatase, whose protein sequence is MQHPWHEASPGPNPPHEVHALVEIPSGSKAKFEVDKDSGLIKLDRVLFASAHYPAHYGFIPQTLGDDKDPLDILVLCSEEVPPLCLVPARVVGVMRMIDRGEGDEKILAVASGDRSFDGIEHVSQLPNSFRAELTHFFSVYKQLEKKEVRVEEPEGPEVAKELILRALDFYKQKFPKK, encoded by the coding sequence ATACAACACCCTTGGCACGAGGCCAGTCCCGGCCCAAATCCTCCTCACGAAGTTCATGCGCTTGTGGAAATTCCTTCCGGAAGTAAGGCCAAGTTCGAAGTGGATAAAGACTCCGGGCTCATCAAACTAGACCGAGTGCTTTTTGCTTCCGCTCATTATCCCGCTCATTACGGTTTTATCCCCCAAACTTTGGGAGATGATAAGGATCCTTTGGATATTTTAGTACTCTGTTCAGAAGAAGTTCCCCCACTTTGTTTGGTGCCTGCCAGAGTGGTCGGGGTAATGAGGATGATAGATAGAGGAGAAGGTGACGAAAAGATCCTGGCTGTCGCCTCGGGAGATAGAAGTTTTGACGGCATTGAACATGTCTCTCAACTTCCCAATTCATTTAGGGCCGAGTTGACTCACTTCTTCTCCGTTTATAAACAATTGGAAAAAAAAGAAGTCAGGGTAGAAGAACCGGAAGGCCCCGAGGTAGCAAAGGAGTTAATCCTCAGAGCATTAGATTTTTATAAACAGAAGTTCCCTAAGAAGTGA
- a CDS encoding DegT/DnrJ/EryC1/StrS family aminotransferase, translating to MITARKTFLPFALPSISEKAIEEVAAVLRSGWITSGPKVKEFEEEFAKYTGAEFALAMNSATAGLHLALESIGLCSEDAVLVPAVTFTATAETVCYFGAEPILTDVDPIYNLMTEATLKETIEKECVFSKGNLVHKKTGKTVRAVMPVHLAGAVCDMDSINSLAKEYHLYVIEDSAHAFPAVHKGERIGTHGDFTVFSFYATKGITTGEGGMVTTRHAHFAERMKLMRLHGINRETYGRPGWYYEVVSPGYKYNMSDIAAALGIVQLAEAEDLWRRRIQIAEIYRSEFAGLPFLHLPLPAIDGEHSWHLFRVEVDTVPGKINRDILCSELQKRNIGSSLHFIPLYEHPFYQRFGFERNDYPNADAMYKRTLSLPLFAGMTDGDIEDVVTAVKDIFTNL from the coding sequence ATGATCACAGCAAGAAAAACGTTTTTACCTTTCGCACTCCCCTCGATTTCCGAAAAGGCAATCGAAGAAGTAGCGGCGGTACTTCGCTCCGGCTGGATCACCTCAGGACCAAAAGTAAAAGAATTCGAAGAAGAATTTGCAAAATACACAGGAGCCGAATTTGCCCTGGCCATGAATTCCGCAACCGCAGGACTTCATCTTGCTTTGGAATCCATCGGGCTTTGTTCCGAAGACGCGGTTCTTGTTCCTGCAGTAACATTTACCGCAACCGCAGAGACAGTTTGTTATTTTGGCGCAGAGCCTATCCTGACTGACGTGGATCCAATCTACAATCTCATGACTGAGGCAACCTTAAAGGAAACCATTGAAAAAGAATGTGTGTTTTCCAAAGGGAATCTGGTCCATAAAAAGACAGGAAAGACAGTGCGTGCAGTGATGCCGGTACATCTTGCAGGAGCAGTCTGCGATATGGATTCAATCAATTCACTCGCAAAAGAATATCATCTTTATGTAATTGAAGATTCTGCGCATGCCTTCCCGGCAGTTCACAAGGGGGAAAGGATCGGGACCCACGGAGATTTTACCGTCTTCAGTTTTTACGCAACTAAAGGGATCACTACCGGAGAAGGCGGAATGGTTACTACTCGTCATGCTCACTTCGCAGAAAGAATGAAGCTGATGAGACTTCATGGGATCAATAGAGAGACTTACGGACGCCCTGGCTGGTATTACGAAGTAGTTTCTCCAGGGTATAAATATAATATGAGCGATATTGCTGCGGCGCTTGGAATTGTACAGCTTGCAGAAGCGGAAGATCTTTGGAGAAGAAGGATCCAAATCGCTGAAATCTATCGCTCCGAATTTGCAGGTCTACCTTTTTTACATCTTCCTCTGCCTGCAATTGACGGAGAACATTCTTGGCATTTATTCAGAGTAGAAGTGGATACAGTTCCAGGAAAGATTAACAGAGACATCCTATGTTCTGAATTACAAAAACGCAATATAGGTTCCAGCCTTCATTTTATTCCTCTATACGAACATCCTTTCTACCAAAGATTCGGGTTTGAGAGAAATGATTATCCGAACGCAGACGCAATGTATAAGAGAACTCTTTCTCTTCCTCTATTCGCAGGAATGACTGACGGCGACATTGAAGACGTTGTCACTGCCGTGAAAGATATTTTCACGAACCTGTAA
- a CDS encoding exonuclease encodes METMTTPDQQNQQTNEFGKFASFRPTYLQIKSKDSYPNDERPYFSPEMERLLLIAAESTNSEGLNSGKIPVYPATTELDYKFVEELTELISKGLLLVVPRIYAKKNTGELEILLHVLGAKSSKKGSPETVRDIFFQIARKSAGTIRNFEISSQNDREIVLNEVLYSLADGNTPHFKYAYTDKAKELLGKIYHKNLMHKDMIDDCYKLIHSFIQEEEILTRTSTCGYIHVPDQDADTLFTQVSELYEKKVIPKLVTENPKLAEQLISIRETILSDESGLLNNDPLLIRKSIYSEEFAKLTQLSRNKGAYSDFFRLSRVITQKSLESDMFLKGAREKSVENGLKKVVLSGKGAMARYMSLSIGRDLPFDSEVIKSVQHDSSLLSCIYYGPDGPELFICPWDKVLVKNMLHELSERFAFYNMTSLSFLLMLFKNKDKLLPLLSDESAAEDFRNVGYNCLSHTFPWYRRLTFFLGFKGNILTDVFRELGDIQYRQIGEKLKFEEKINAIRQKLKEELIVEVREHMAGILEGKS; translated from the coding sequence ATGGAAACGATGACGACACCTGATCAACAAAACCAACAAACAAACGAGTTCGGAAAATTTGCCTCTTTCAGGCCAACATATTTACAGATCAAATCCAAAGACTCTTATCCAAACGATGAAAGACCTTATTTCAGCCCTGAAATGGAAAGGCTTTTGTTAATAGCAGCAGAGAGCACAAATAGTGAAGGTTTAAATTCAGGCAAGATCCCGGTATATCCTGCAACCACGGAATTGGATTACAAGTTTGTGGAGGAACTAACGGAATTAATTTCCAAAGGTTTATTATTGGTCGTTCCGCGGATCTATGCCAAAAAAAACACAGGAGAGTTGGAGATACTACTTCATGTTTTAGGAGCCAAATCCTCCAAAAAGGGAAGTCCGGAAACTGTTAGGGATATATTCTTTCAAATCGCTCGAAAGTCTGCTGGGACGATCCGAAATTTCGAGATCTCATCCCAAAACGATAGAGAGATCGTTTTAAACGAAGTATTGTATTCTTTGGCGGATGGAAACACTCCACATTTCAAATACGCTTATACCGATAAGGCCAAGGAATTATTGGGAAAAATATATCATAAAAACTTAATGCATAAGGATATGATAGATGATTGTTATAAGCTGATCCATTCCTTTATTCAGGAAGAAGAGATACTTACCAGAACTTCTACTTGCGGTTATATTCATGTTCCGGATCAGGACGCTGATACATTATTTACTCAGGTATCCGAATTATACGAAAAAAAAGTAATCCCTAAACTAGTTACTGAAAATCCTAAATTAGCGGAACAATTGATCTCAATCCGAGAAACCATTCTTTCCGACGAATCCGGTTTATTGAATAATGATCCTTTATTGATCCGAAAATCCATTTACTCGGAAGAATTTGCCAAGTTGACCCAACTTTCCAGAAACAAAGGCGCTTACTCCGACTTCTTTCGTTTATCCAGGGTAATTACTCAAAAATCATTGGAAAGCGACATGTTTCTAAAGGGAGCCAGGGAAAAGAGCGTAGAGAATGGGCTCAAGAAAGTAGTGCTGAGCGGAAAAGGTGCTATGGCACGTTATATGTCTTTGTCAATCGGAAGGGACTTGCCATTTGATTCGGAAGTTATTAAGTCCGTCCAACATGACTCCAGTTTATTGAGTTGCATATATTATGGTCCGGATGGTCCAGAATTGTTCATCTGCCCTTGGGATAAGGTTTTGGTCAAAAATATGCTCCACGAATTATCCGAAAGATTCGCGTTTTACAATATGACTAGTCTGAGTTTCCTATTGATGTTATTCAAAAATAAAGACAAACTTCTTCCTTTGCTCTCCGACGAGTCTGCTGCGGAAGATTTTCGAAACGTAGGTTATAATTGTCTCTCTCATACGTTTCCTTGGTATAGAAGATTGACTTTCTTCTTGGGATTTAAGGGAAACATACTTACCGATGTTTTTAGAGAGTTGGGAGATATCCAATACCGCCAGATAGGCGAAAAACTGAAATTCGAAGAGAAGATCAACGCGATCAGACAAAAACTCAAAGAAGAATTGATCGTAGAAGTCCGGGAACATATGGCCGGAATTTTAGAAGGAAAATCCTAA
- a CDS encoding adenylate/guanylate cyclase domain-containing protein has translation MKSLKVIPFFLFLVLILFSCRNKTSPKISPLAENGVLDLRDWNFAEDGIVKLDGEWKFQWMKLAVSRPDLGPKDAQTHVVNIPGNWNQIPKLEGMNPLMAFGYGTYTLKIIPGQNQRRLMMHFQGAGTAASIYLDGKKIMGNGVVGPDENSSRPQYLPLYVSIGQPNKEILLQVEISNFDHYKGGLWESLRMGTEADLLNFRDNSSFSEMFLFGSIIIMALYHFGLYSLRRRDMTGLFFGAFCASICLRIFVTGERFLIQKFPHLPWEFFNKLEYISFYLAVPFFIYYLDALYPHSFSTKLKKFFIGFNIIVSAIVVLAPASIYTHTLIPFQVCLIFAIFWIFFVLVRLVRNGAEGSLMAIAGMIALTAAAINDSLYSQAVVNTGYYLPLGLFVFIFVQSYLLSFRFSQAFLYIERLSDNLLEVNKAYSRFVPLAFLKFLNKSDITEIGLGDQVQREMTILFSDIRSFTQLSEKMTPKDNFDFLNSYMRKMGPIIRKHGGFVDKYLGDGIMALFPNLPDQALDAAMEMLRELESLNQSRADRHYEPIQIGIGLHTGTLMLGTIGEEERMDGTVISDAVNLASRIEGLTKEFHANLLLSESTYRKLKNRRKYSFKKLGKVKVKGKSKSSEVYEVLG, from the coding sequence ATGAAATCTCTCAAAGTAATTCCATTCTTTCTATTTCTGGTTCTTATATTATTCTCCTGTCGAAACAAAACTTCCCCTAAAATTTCTCCCCTAGCAGAAAATGGGGTTTTGGATCTGAGAGATTGGAACTTTGCGGAAGATGGGATCGTAAAATTAGATGGTGAGTGGAAATTCCAGTGGATGAAACTTGCGGTGTCCAGACCGGACCTCGGACCTAAAGATGCTCAGACCCATGTAGTGAATATTCCGGGGAACTGGAATCAAATTCCTAAGCTGGAAGGGATGAATCCTTTAATGGCTTTCGGGTACGGTACTTATACTTTAAAAATTATCCCGGGCCAAAATCAGAGAAGGCTCATGATGCATTTCCAAGGAGCTGGAACTGCGGCTTCTATCTATTTAGATGGGAAGAAGATCATGGGGAATGGAGTGGTGGGACCTGACGAAAACTCATCTCGTCCTCAGTATCTTCCTCTTTATGTTTCAATCGGACAACCCAACAAGGAGATCTTACTCCAAGTAGAGATCTCGAATTTCGATCATTATAAGGGAGGACTTTGGGAATCTCTAAGAATGGGAACGGAAGCGGACCTTCTAAACTTCAGAGACAATAGCTCTTTCAGCGAGATGTTCTTATTCGGAAGTATTATCATCATGGCATTGTACCATTTTGGTTTATATTCTTTAAGAAGAAGGGACATGACCGGGTTGTTTTTCGGCGCATTCTGTGCCAGTATCTGTCTTAGGATATTCGTAACTGGAGAAAGATTTCTGATCCAAAAATTCCCTCATCTACCTTGGGAATTTTTTAATAAACTAGAATATATTTCATTCTATTTAGCGGTTCCATTCTTCATTTATTATTTAGATGCATTGTATCCACATTCATTCTCAACGAAGTTAAAAAAATTCTTTATTGGATTTAACATTATAGTATCCGCGATAGTGGTGCTTGCCCCCGCGAGTATTTATACTCATACTTTGATCCCATTCCAAGTATGTTTAATTTTTGCAATATTTTGGATCTTCTTCGTGTTAGTTCGTTTGGTAAGAAATGGAGCAGAAGGTTCCCTGATGGCGATTGCAGGGATGATTGCGCTAACGGCTGCAGCTATCAACGATAGTTTATATTCTCAGGCAGTGGTCAATACCGGATATTATCTTCCTTTGGGATTATTCGTCTTTATATTCGTGCAGTCCTATTTACTTTCCTTTCGGTTTTCCCAGGCGTTCTTATACATTGAACGTTTATCCGACAACTTGTTGGAAGTGAACAAGGCCTATAGTAGATTCGTTCCATTAGCATTTCTGAAATTTTTGAATAAGAGTGATATCACTGAGATCGGTTTAGGGGACCAAGTCCAAAGAGAAATGACCATCCTATTTTCGGATATCAGATCTTTTACCCAACTTTCCGAAAAGATGACTCCGAAAGACAATTTCGATTTCTTGAATTCTTATATGAGAAAAATGGGGCCGATTATCCGCAAACACGGTGGTTTCGTAGATAAGTATCTGGGCGATGGAATTATGGCGCTCTTTCCTAATTTACCGGACCAGGCTCTGGATGCAGCGATGGAGATGCTCCGAGAATTGGAGAGTCTAAACCAATCCAGAGCGGATCGACATTATGAGCCGATCCAAATCGGTATAGGACTTCATACTGGCACATTAATGCTCGGGACCATCGGAGAAGAGGAAAGAATGGATGGGACAGTGATTTCCGACGCTGTCAATCTTGCTTCTCGTATCGAGGGATTGACCAAGGAATTTCATGCGAACCTTCTACTTAGCGAAAGTACATATCGCAAGTTGAAGAATCGCAGAAAGTATTCCTTCAAAAAATTAGGCAAAGTAAAAGTGAAGGGAAAGTCCAAGTCCAGCGAAGTATACGAGGTCTTGGGCTAA
- a CDS encoding alpha/beta fold hydrolase — MITLATSVFGIVLCKGEIIKTSVHGPTGKISYKDEGFGGMPVVFIHSFGGNVSHWEEIKDTLVPTRRVVRIELRGHGDSEFPKDGDYRISSMAQDLATVVNLLGLQRFVLVGHSMGGSVALQYAGENPSRVAGLVLVDSNGDPKKLPESVRTQIKNALYSDAYVQTAESYWERLLAHSKPEVKERMMRELTRTPKDTVIKITSELLDYDPNHSLKRYVGPKLAIVTPENDDQFALHRLHLGFPHKVISDAGHWLQLDQPEEFRNILETFLQKF, encoded by the coding sequence ATGATTACTCTAGCAACTTCCGTTTTTGGCATCGTTCTTTGTAAAGGTGAAATTATCAAAACCTCCGTCCATGGTCCTACCGGAAAAATTTCCTATAAGGATGAAGGATTTGGTGGGATGCCGGTGGTATTCATCCATTCTTTCGGAGGGAATGTTTCTCATTGGGAAGAGATCAAGGATACTCTCGTTCCGACCAGAAGAGTTGTCCGAATAGAGCTCAGAGGTCATGGAGATTCAGAATTTCCTAAAGATGGGGATTATAGGATCTCTTCTATGGCGCAAGATCTGGCTACAGTTGTAAATCTTCTGGGACTCCAAAGATTTGTACTCGTGGGCCATAGCATGGGAGGAAGTGTAGCATTGCAATATGCGGGTGAAAATCCAAGTAGAGTAGCTGGGCTTGTTCTCGTGGATTCCAATGGCGATCCTAAAAAATTGCCAGAGTCTGTTCGCACGCAGATTAAAAATGCATTATATTCGGATGCTTATGTACAAACTGCCGAATCCTATTGGGAACGATTGTTGGCACATTCTAAACCTGAAGTGAAAGAAAGGATGATGAGAGAATTGACAAGGACTCCTAAAGATACAGTGATCAAGATCACATCCGAACTATTGGATTACGATCCGAACCATTCTTTAAAAAGATATGTGGGTCCTAAACTTGCTATAGTTACTCCTGAAAACGACGACCAGTTTGCTTTGCACAGGTTACATTTAGGATTTCCTCATAAAGTGATTTCTGATGCGGGACATTGGTTGCAATTGGACCAGCCGGAAGAATTCCGCAACATTCTGGAAACCTTCTTACAAAAATTCTAG
- a CDS encoding carbon-nitrogen hydrolase family protein — MHRFLLGLIQLNSGSDVDLNLQKCENFIREAASEGAKLVGLPENFPFLGSEKEKLERAEEIASKTVNLLSDISKKLNITILAGGFPRPASNGKVFNTSIIFGPDGKEKFEYHKIHLFDTDPGDGIEYRESRTVESGHVVPETYKSPELGNISSVICYDLRFPELFREIVKKDAEMIFVPSAFTKITGQAHWEILLRARAIENQCFIFAPAQTGVHMKGRETYGHSLVVDPWGTILGDAGEGEKLLLTEIDLEEVRKVRKKIPALKHRKIHS, encoded by the coding sequence ATGCATCGTTTTCTTTTAGGACTGATCCAATTAAACAGTGGATCCGATGTGGATTTAAATCTGCAAAAATGTGAGAACTTCATCCGTGAGGCTGCCTCCGAAGGTGCAAAGCTCGTCGGCCTTCCCGAGAATTTTCCTTTTTTAGGATCCGAGAAGGAGAAGTTAGAAAGAGCGGAAGAGATCGCTTCCAAAACCGTAAATCTTCTCTCAGATATATCAAAAAAATTGAATATAACTATCCTTGCCGGAGGATTTCCAAGACCTGCGTCAAACGGAAAAGTTTTTAATACTTCTATTATCTTCGGACCGGATGGAAAAGAAAAATTCGAATACCATAAGATCCATTTATTCGACACAGATCCGGGAGACGGGATAGAATATAGAGAATCAAGAACTGTAGAATCTGGCCACGTCGTTCCTGAAACATACAAAAGTCCGGAGCTTGGAAATATTTCCTCTGTGATCTGTTATGATCTGCGATTTCCAGAATTGTTTAGAGAGATCGTGAAAAAGGACGCGGAGATGATCTTCGTTCCTTCTGCATTTACTAAGATCACGGGACAGGCTCATTGGGAAATTTTGTTAAGAGCAAGGGCGATCGAAAATCAATGTTTTATATTCGCACCCGCTCAAACCGGAGTCCATATGAAAGGGAGAGAAACCTATGGACATTCTCTAGTAGTAGATCCTTGGGGAACCATTTTAGGAGATGCAGGAGAAGGAGAAAAATTACTCTTAACTGAGATAGATCTGGAAGAAGTCCGGAAGGTCCGCAAAAAAATACCCGCCTTAAAACATAGGAAAATACATTCTTAA
- a CDS encoding TetR/AcrR family transcriptional regulator, translated as MAERLEIGGYAGTGLNDIVEDAKAPKGSIYFHFPGGKEELASLALLVSGNELAKELKAVLDSAKSVPSGIQRIFSALEYRLVSSGFSKGCPIMTTASETASEPSLVNSTCAAVFQDWISILDSFFRKNGFEESKASELAVGILSLLEGAILISRTSRNTNAIRSASKTAKLLVSEK; from the coding sequence ATGGCGGAACGTCTGGAAATCGGGGGGTATGCAGGAACAGGGTTAAACGATATCGTAGAAGATGCAAAAGCCCCCAAAGGATCGATCTATTTCCATTTTCCTGGCGGTAAGGAAGAATTGGCTTCCTTAGCTCTCTTGGTATCTGGCAACGAATTGGCCAAGGAACTGAAGGCGGTTTTGGATTCCGCTAAATCCGTTCCATCCGGGATCCAAAGGATATTTTCCGCCTTGGAATATAGGCTAGTATCCTCCGGTTTTTCCAAGGGTTGCCCGATCATGACCACTGCTTCCGAGACCGCCTCGGAACCTTCTTTGGTTAATTCAACATGCGCTGCTGTTTTCCAAGATTGGATCTCCATATTGGATTCGTTTTTCCGGAAGAACGGATTTGAGGAGAGTAAGGCTTCCGAACTCGCGGTAGGAATTCTTTCCTTATTGGAAGGAGCCATTCTAATTTCCAGGACAAGCCGAAATACAAACGCAATACGATCCGCTTCTAAAACAGCGAAACTTCTCGTTTCGGAGAAATAA
- the add gene encoding adenosine deaminase produces MGVTFSEILERIRILDRDVSELNRLKSRLPADRPYSSSLQISFDKQINNLLNERIRLLDLEISDPPRWLLGDTDAYDSGQRTASAFLEPADLSSKKLQDQDVINLIRELPKTEIHLHLEACVNKDTMKKLMAKNSIQLSDEEFEAKFNFKDLNGFIQVFFFIQSLVKEPADLYYFVGSLAEYMRANRILYTEVFFAPSKFIQNGLDFDEMVSQLVEGIREEKEKDGIEIRLLVDVSRSFGPENAMNNLNRVLKLKHKEVIGIGLGGAELMGPARDYAEVFKKAKEAGLRTVAHSGEDDGPWAIWEAVELCKAERIGHGTSAIQDPELVNYLRENKIPIEICVTSNVFTGKYVRKEQNHPVRYYYDQGLPLCINTDDPEIFNVNLTYEYFKLWRFLDFSLDEIVDLIRQGVYATFHPQKETLWKDMEVQIKKVKEKYGLLEPSVQ; encoded by the coding sequence GTGGGCGTGACCTTCTCAGAAATTTTGGAAAGAATCCGGATCTTAGACCGGGATGTCTCCGAATTGAACCGTCTGAAGAGCAGACTCCCTGCAGATCGGCCTTATTCTTCTTCTCTTCAAATTTCTTTCGACAAGCAGATCAATAATCTACTGAACGAAAGGATCCGACTTTTGGATTTGGAAATTTCAGATCCACCTCGTTGGCTTTTGGGAGACACGGACGCTTATGATTCCGGGCAGAGAACTGCTTCCGCATTTTTGGAACCTGCGGATCTTTCTTCCAAAAAGTTACAAGACCAGGACGTTATCAATTTAATTAGAGAATTGCCTAAGACGGAGATCCATCTTCATTTGGAAGCTTGCGTCAATAAAGACACCATGAAAAAACTCATGGCGAAAAACTCGATCCAACTCAGCGACGAAGAGTTCGAAGCTAAGTTTAATTTTAAGGACCTAAACGGTTTTATCCAAGTATTCTTCTTTATCCAAAGTTTGGTGAAAGAACCTGCTGACCTTTATTATTTTGTGGGAAGTCTCGCGGAATATATGAGAGCAAACAGGATCCTTTACACCGAAGTATTCTTCGCTCCTTCTAAATTTATCCAAAACGGTTTGGACTTCGACGAAATGGTAAGCCAACTTGTGGAAGGTATTCGAGAAGAGAAGGAGAAGGATGGCATTGAGATCCGACTTCTCGTAGACGTTTCTAGATCTTTCGGTCCTGAAAACGCGATGAACAACTTAAACAGAGTTCTAAAACTCAAACATAAGGAAGTCATCGGCATCGGTTTGGGTGGAGCGGAACTTATGGGACCAGCCAGGGACTACGCAGAAGTATTCAAAAAAGCTAAAGAAGCAGGACTCAGAACGGTTGCTCACTCTGGAGAAGACGACGGTCCTTGGGCAATTTGGGAAGCTGTAGAACTTTGTAAGGCGGAACGTATCGGTCACGGAACTTCCGCCATCCAAGATCCTGAACTTGTAAATTATCTAAGAGAAAACAAAATTCCAATTGAGATTTGTGTGACGTCTAATGTGTTTACCGGAAAATATGTGCGTAAAGAACAGAACCATCCTGTTCGTTATTATTACGACCAAGGTCTTCCGTTATGTATCAATACGGATGATCCTGAAATATTTAATGTCAACTTGACTTACGAATATTTTAAACTTTGGAGATTTTTGGATTTCTCTTTGGACGAGATCGTGGATCTGATCAGACAAGGCGTATACGCTACTTTCCATCCTCAAAAAGAAACGCTTTGGAAGGATATGGAAGTCCAGATCAAAAAGGTAAAAGAGAAATACGGTCTTTTAGAACCCAGCGTCCAATAA
- a CDS encoding DUF2442 domain-containing protein, whose amino-acid sequence MSSTASNNLITNVPAIKVWVENRMIYLELSDGRILGFPADRFKLLKAASNSQLQEVRLELKGYALRWENLDEDLTVQGILEGKFQLPLKTST is encoded by the coding sequence ATGAGTTCCACGGCTAGTAATAATCTAATTACAAATGTGCCTGCGATCAAGGTCTGGGTAGAAAATCGCATGATCTATTTAGAGTTGAGCGATGGTAGAATTTTAGGATTTCCTGCAGACAGGTTTAAATTGCTAAAGGCCGCTTCTAATTCACAACTCCAAGAAGTTAGATTAGAATTAAAAGGATATGCCCTTCGTTGGGAAAACTTGGACGAAGACCTGACCGTCCAAGGAATACTAGAGGGAAAATTTCAACTTCCCTTAAAAACTTCTACTTAA
- a CDS encoding MBL fold metallo-hydrolase, translating to MKLKITFLAILAALLLVFCTALGIPKLAVSEVPGLENLSKDPRLENPSGLAKLKFTIFKTGEKKASSAFIFEGGPLFHRKQIYHSVVFVEHPKGTFLFDSGLGTQIQEQYKDHRFYVKPMVAYQNPNPLVSQLKANGIDPEKVRDIVLSHLHWDHAGGVEDFPGARIWSTEEGRKHLQEFGVKKGYLPKQLDSENIIWKDLGFSSKPYENYSKSLDWFGDGSVVFVPMEGHTAGDIGMFLNLPSGKRFFFTGDITWAKEGFEIPSHRTRLLRSIVDRDQELVGREIYRVHCLLKVYPNLEVVPAHDGEVIDRLGLYPKWIE from the coding sequence ATGAAACTTAAAATCACATTTTTGGCGATACTCGCCGCATTACTTTTAGTATTTTGTACTGCATTAGGAATTCCTAAATTAGCAGTTTCAGAAGTTCCGGGTTTGGAAAATTTATCCAAAGATCCCAGATTGGAAAATCCGTCCGGATTAGCTAAACTAAAATTTACGATCTTTAAAACTGGGGAGAAGAAGGCATCTTCCGCATTCATATTCGAGGGTGGGCCGCTATTTCACAGAAAGCAGATCTATCATAGCGTAGTATTTGTGGAACACCCTAAGGGAACCTTTTTGTTTGATTCAGGTCTTGGAACACAGATCCAAGAACAATACAAGGACCATAGGTTTTACGTAAAGCCTATGGTTGCTTATCAGAATCCGAATCCTTTGGTCTCTCAGTTAAAGGCGAATGGGATAGATCCGGAGAAGGTTCGAGACATCGTTCTTTCTCATTTGCATTGGGACCACGCGGGTGGGGTAGAAGATTTTCCCGGAGCAAGGATCTGGTCCACTGAAGAAGGAAGAAAACATCTGCAAGAGTTCGGGGTGAAGAAGGGTTACTTACCTAAACAATTAGATTCAGAAAACATAATATGGAAAGATCTCGGTTTTTCTTCTAAACCGTATGAAAACTATTCCAAAAGTTTGGATTGGTTCGGAGATGGATCCGTGGTTTTCGTTCCTATGGAAGGCCATACAGCCGGGGATATTGGAATGTTCCTGAATTTGCCGTCCGGAAAAAGATTCTTTTTTACGGGAGATATCACTTGGGCAAAAGAAGGTTTCGAAATTCCATCTCATCGGACCAGGCTGCTTAGATCCATTGTGGATAGAGACCAGGAGTTAGTCGGACGGGAGATATACAGAGTACATTGTCTTTTAAAGGTGTATCCAAACCTTGAGGTTGTTCCCGCTCATGACGGAGAAGTTATAGATCGTTTGGGATTATATCCTAAGTGGATAGAATAG
- a CDS encoding GyrI-like domain-containing protein — protein MKIFLGVILAVLVSGIGYFYYLGAFDTVHVKEESLGPFYVLSHDRLGSYRNVGETFEAIQKEFPEKGLKNYKLFGIYKDNPKMVPEEKLRCEVGALFSAPITEIPSGFSLPLKYKVIEKKRYLTADFPVKSFVSIFLGIFKVYPELTKSCVEKGCDMNGKASMEIYEPIVERQTKYLFPLDSPGFD, from the coding sequence TTGAAAATTTTCTTGGGCGTTATTCTTGCCGTCCTCGTTTCAGGGATCGGTTATTTTTATTATTTGGGCGCGTTCGATACCGTTCATGTAAAGGAAGAAAGTTTAGGGCCATTTTATGTTCTTTCACATGATCGATTAGGAAGTTACAGAAACGTAGGAGAAACTTTCGAAGCTATCCAAAAAGAATTTCCGGAGAAAGGACTTAAAAATTACAAACTGTTCGGGATCTATAAGGATAATCCGAAAATGGTTCCCGAGGAAAAATTAAGATGTGAAGTTGGTGCTTTGTTTTCTGCGCCTATAACCGAAATTCCTTCCGGATTTTCTTTACCTTTAAAATACAAGGTCATCGAAAAGAAAAGATATCTAACCGCAGACTTCCCGGTAAAAAGTTTTGTTTCTATCTTTCTTGGAATCTTTAAAGTTTATCCTGAACTTACAAAGTCTTGTGTAGAAAAAGGCTGTGATATGAATGGAAAGGCCTCCATGGAAATTTACGAACCGATCGTTGAAAGACAAACGAAATATCTATTTCCCTTGGATTCTCCCGGATTCGATTGA